One window of the Anopheles cruzii chromosome 2, idAnoCruzAS_RS32_06, whole genome shotgun sequence genome contains the following:
- the LOC128269497 gene encoding ankyrin-3 has product MGGSVSQVFRSGSALLSNRDGHKVSEATVDKVNTIFDALRANPKISINRLEPLLLQIPKYENILAIHDETGYNLLQKSVGLNHVELARWLLQRHRPDVNRSSCSLPLHIACLKGYEECVELLLKHGARIDTEARMCFPGAHSHNCEESGKYKNQGDNVGVCERPNTKLQNAVCYAIDGDQISVLNMLAQKLEEPWMLFRVRKPLLHIACERGAWKCVQHLVQTRSDEINLIKDEYYPIHQAVLHDGRFLELLIQHGAITTVRTCTQQMTLLHVVILAARKSAEDTLNTIRILLERGCKELINSPDSLGNTPLHAIIVRYALEEARYGYDKWNKWDVLHLVRFLLQNGAKSSINQSGNSALACVFRHIRDWEVCYELLNMLIKEGGDPNIVGRDGSVPIMVCLVPLINKDPLHHFTHSMKVCYLNCIRILLQNGANPNCSYRSNLTPLHVLIFTVSENFTLNCDGQKRANFDFIKNILLLLLQYGLDCNITSQHILQSVIDMIVNVRTCPDILCVYELLLLLMQYGIDPNISLSFKLMMNGASSSNLSIIFVNDFINFGGGLRGGAPAGAVVAEVVGAGPSTGAAGTTSGGPGGGVNTGAGGSGGAGGASSSGTVGSSSSSGGTAGPGTSSGGATNGANENLRNSFRQNARNYLLFYYIMLLTRKEFILLDSEQTYQRIIYLFYYSMKHDTLFNCLKSLHNLFIAQVPHKSIDNLRHLIISLYKKPRSLKQLCRVCIYDSLGKKLAPNINRLNLPGPLKEYVMNFDT; this is encoded by the exons ATGGGTGGCTCCGTTAGTCAGGTGTTCCGTTCTGGCAGCGCGCTGCTCTCGAATCGCGATGGCCACAAGGTTTCCGAAGCGACGGTGGACAAGGTGAACACCATCTTCGACGCGCTCCGAGCCAACCCGAAGATCTCAATCAATCGGCTCGAACCACTTCTGCTTCAAATTCCGAAG TACGAAAACATCCTCGCCATTCACGATGAAACGGGCTACAATCTGCTGCAGAAAAGTGTAGGACTGAACCACGTCGAACTGGCCAGGTGGCTACTGCAAAGACATCGGCCAGACGTGAACCGGAGTTCGTGTTCGCTGCCACTGCACATCGCGTGCCTCAAAGG CTATGAGGAGTGTGTCGAACTGCTGCTAAAGCACGGGGCCCGGATAGACACGGAGGCGAGAATGTGCTTTCCCGGTGCCCATTCGCACAACtgcgaagaaagtggaaaatatAAGA ATCAAGGCGATAATGTAGGGGTTTGCGAGCGACCCAACACAAAGCTGCAGAATGCGGTGTGCTAcgcgatcgatggcgatcAGATCAGTGTGCTGAACATGCTGGCACAGAAACTGGAGGAACCGTGGATGCTGTTTCGGGTACGCAAACCGCTGCTGCACATTGCGTGTGAGCGCGGTGCGTGGAAGTGTGTGCAGCATCTGGTGCAGACGCGATCGGACGAGATCAATTTGATCAAGGATGAGTACTACCCGATCCACCAGGCTGTCCTGCATGACGGGCGGTTCCTGGAGCTACTGATACAGCATGGCGCGATCACAACGGTACGGACCTGTACCCAGCAGATGACTCTGTTGCACGTTG TTATACTGGCGGCCAGGAAGTCGGCTGAAGATACCTTAAACACTATCCGCATCCTGCTGGAGAGGGGCTGCAAAGAACTTATCAACAGTCCTGACTCGCTCGGTAACACGCCACTGCATGCCATCATCGTACGATACGCGCTAGAGGAAGCGAG ATACGGTTACGACAAGTGGAACAAGTGGGACGTGTTGCATCTGGTGCGCTTTCTGCTGCAGAATGGTGCAAAGAGCTCGATCAATCAAAGTGGCAACAGTGCACTGGCGTGCGTTTTCCGCCACATCCGTGACTGGGAGGTTTGCTACGAGTTGCTCAATATGCTTATCAAAGAAGGAG GTGACCCAAACATCGTCGGTAGAGATGGTTCCGTCCCGATTATGGTTTGCCTGGTGCCGCTGATCAACAAGGATCCGCTGCACCACTTTACACACTCAATGAAG GTCTGCTACCTGAACTGCATCCGGATACTGCTGCAGAACGGGGCGAACCCGAACTGCTCGTACCGTTCCAATCTGACGCCACTGCACGTGCTGATCTTTACCGTGTCGGAGAACTTTACGCTCAACTGTGATGGCCAGAAGCGGGCCAATTTCGATTTTATCAAAAACattctcctgctgctgctgcagtacgGGCTCGACTGCAACATCACCTCGCAGCACATCCTGCAGTCGGTGATCGACATGATCGTGAACGTGCGCACCTGTCCGGACATCCTGTGCGTTtacgagctgctgctgctgctgatgcagtACGGCATCGATCCGAACATATCGCTCAGCTTCAAGCTGATGATGAAcggggccagcagcagcaacttgtCGATCATTTTCGTAAACGATTTCATCAACTTTGGTGGCGGCCTGAGGGGCGGAGCGCCCGCCGGTGCGGTTGTGGCCGAGGTCGTTGGCGCAGGGCCATCTACCGGAGCTGCTGGCACCACATCGGGAggacctggtggtggtgtgaatACCGGTGCCGGCGGTTCGGGTGGAGCGGGCGGAGCTAGCAGTAGTGGTACTGTGGGTAGCTCATCGTCCAGCGGCGGCACGGCCGGACCCGGAACGTCGTCGGGTGGCGCCACGAATGGCGCCAACGAAAATCTGCGCAATTCGTTCCGCCAGAACGCTCGCAACTATCTGCTGTTCTACTACATTATGCTGCTCACGCGCAAGGAGTTCATACTGCTCGACAGCGAGCAAACGTATCAGCGCATCATCTATCTGTTCTACTACTCGATGAAGCACGACACGCTGTTCAACTGCCTGAAATCGCTGCACAACCTGTTCATCGCCCAGGTGCCCCACAAGTCGATCGACAATCTGCGCCATCTGATCATCAGCCTGTACAAGAAACCGCGCAGCCTGAAGCAGCTGTGTCGCGTCTGCATCTACGACAGTCTCGGGAAGAAGCTTGCACCGAACATCAACCGTCTCAATCTGCCCGGCCCGCTCAAGGAGTACGTCATGAACTTTGACACGTAA
- the LOC128277609 gene encoding eukaryotic translation initiation factor 3 subunit I: MKPLMLQGHVRAITQIKYNREGDLIFSSAKDSSPSVWYSLNGERLGTYNGHIGAVWCVDVDWTTTRLITGAGDMKTFLWDVETGKSLGTIPCVSPVRTCNFSYSGNQASYSTDRSMQQQSELFIIDVRNIDSSISSADPVLKLTMGEQQSKITAMLWGALDETVITGHENGSIRIWDLRAVKELNSVNDHTASITDMQMASDGTMFISSSKDTTAKLFDSDSLMCLKTYKTERPVNSASISPLYEHVALGGGQDAMEVTTTSTQAGKFDSRFFHLVYEEEFARVKGHFGPINSLAFHPDGKSFTTGGEDGFVRVQVFDSSYYEFQLE, encoded by the exons ATG AAACCGCTGATGCTGCAGGGACACGTGCGGGCGATCACGCAGATCAAGTACAACCGGGAGGGCGATCTGATTTTCTCCTCCGCCAAGGATAGCAGTCCCAGTGTTTGGTATTCGCTGAACGGTGAGCGTCTCGGAACGTACAATGGGCACATCGGAGCGGTCTGGTGTGTGGACGTGGACTGGACGACGACTCGGCTCattaccggtgccggtgacatGAAAACATT CTTGTGGGATGTGGAAACGGGTAAATCGCTCGGAACGATCCCCTGCGTTTCGCCCGTGCGTACGTGCAACTTCAGCTACTCCGGCAACCAGGCCTCGTACTCGACCGATCGATccatgcagcagcagagcgaGTTGTTCATTATCGACGTGCGGAACATTGActccagcatcagcagcgccGATCCGGTGCTGAAGCTGACGATGGGCGAGCAGCAGAGCAAAATCACGGCCATGCTGTGGGGTGCACTCGATGAAACCGTCATAACAGGGCACGAAAACGGGTCGATTCGCATCTGGGACTTGCGTGCGGTGAAGGAGCTGAACTCGGTCAACGATCACACGGCCAGCATCACCGACATGCAGATGGCAAGCGATGGTACGATGTTCATCTCCTCGTCCAAGGACACCACGGCCAAACTGTTCGACTCGGACTCGCTGATGTGCCTGAAGACGTACAAAACCGAACGGCCCGTAAACTCGGCCTCGATCAGTCCCCTGTACGAACACGTCGcactcggcggtggccaagaTGCGATGGAGGTAACGACGACCTCGACGCAGGCCGGCAAGTTCGATTCCCGCTTCTTCCATCTCGTGTACGAGGAGGAGTTTGCACGTGTCAAGGGCCACTTTGGACCCATCAACAGTTTGGCCTTCCACCCGGATGGCAAGAGTTTCACCACCGGCGGAGAGGACGGATTCGTGCGTGTTCAGGTATTTGATTCTTCGTACTACGAGTTCCAGCTGGAGTAG
- the LOC128278377 gene encoding uncharacterized protein LOC128278377 yields the protein MESSSTENECHKHKHLLVKNIVKILLTTSKYFHCPFCADEYLFEFTLKHHLLKQHDRDLERIVKSPDASIRFCESNICPYCGALFYYISALPKHIMNSHSRECLHKWQAIEKENSLARKLAAEPSIRCVPCSPGLSELFDELSTSGTRYGAGGGSVMQLTKPSPLLKTALRNMNRITTGPTASGSQHNLIEETAQPSNAYGTAWSSFGFDSSLPRRTQHSSVRRELQFDNHFVGQPTATSPDTNFVPGSLAIRQPELIGSGSSSPCSESISSVRKPKFQRKRFNLRSIKPKLNFRKYVLSKFSKKYHCKIVTSTPNNFLDDSGSRDSVRFLAHNQERWNRIHFE from the coding sequence ATGGAGTCATCTAGCACCGAAAACGAGTGCCACAAGCACAAGCACCTGCTGGtaaaaaacattgtaaaaatTCTGCTGACCACCTCCAAGTACTTCCACTGCCCGTTCTGTGCCGACGAGTATTTGTTCGAATTTACACTGAAGCACCATCTGCTGAAACAACACGACCGGGATCTGGAGCGAATCGTCAAATCACCGGACGCCAGCATACGGTTCTGCGAGAGCAACATCTGCCCGTACTGTGGTGCGTTGTTTTACTACATTTCGGCCCTTCCGAAGCACATCATGAATAGTCACAGCCGCGAATGTCTGCACAAGTGGCAGGCCATCGAAAAGGAGAACAGTTTGGCCCGGAAGTTGGCGGCCGAACCGAGCATCCGGTGCGTTCCGTGTTCGCCCGGGTTGAGTGAGCTTTTCGACGAGCTCAGTACCAGCGGCACCCGatacggtgctggtggcggtagCGTGATGCAGTTGACGAAACCTTCTCCACTACTGAAGACGGCCTTACGCAACATGAACCGTATTACGACGGGCCCGACGGCCAGTGGCTCGCAGCATAATCTGATCGAAGAAACCGCTCAGCCATCAAACGCCTACGGAACGGCGTGGTccagtttcggtttcgataGCTCCTTGCCTCGCCGCACCCAGCATTCATCCGTCCGCCGGGAGCTACAATTTGACAATCATTTCGTGGGTCAGCCGACCGCCACCTCGCCGGACACGAACTTTGTGCCCGGTTCGCTGGCCATCCGGCAGCCAGAGCTCATCGGGAGCGGCTCATCGTCACCGTGCAGTGAGTCCATCTCTTCCGTGCGGAAGCCCAAATTCCAGCGGAAACGGTTCAACCTTCGGTCGATCAAACCGAAGCTCAACTTCCGGAAGTACGTGCTGTCAAAGTTTTCGAAAAAGTACCACTGCAAAATCGTCACCAGCACGCCGAACAACTTTCTCGACGACTCCGGCAGCCGCGACTCGGTGCGCTTCCTGGCGCACAATCAGGAGCGCTGGAACCGGATTCACTTCGAATGA
- the LOC128278246 gene encoding uncharacterized protein LOC128278246 — protein MNPDRNSRKYRSGNNLYSDDELELSSSQVLEKVKPDRVTSTKPDEDRRRRTIIVEKKNGSYGFTLQSYGIHYRKEQEVEVITYVDYVEYDGPAYRAGMREGDVILSINGYDMEKTEHKDLVNFIKNCDNRMRMVVLFEDCCRKVELHLKYIQLQDLLKCKMADLERVCLRERELLEGKWKTHSLPARKKATVAAGDGDADPGSTTDVESGSGPSFCRPASSTEDVKKLLRQKTYIVPPPAQFMLAYHCLDSNYRYVIHPSQATGSDGGNEYSTVHSNPSSCAPNAQTTKLCKDHAQHMMRGSSLDSAAAGCKQQQQQQSGASPTKSLHNYDTKGSKGSSGRRGHLHGHSCNPCIGHLLRGSGGDKQRGADKDNTSLDAYDLASPCCDPQCVPSRRKSKHHKDHHHHKHKHRDRDRDAKDGGKDRIPRPKSQPHISPQSQPSYLYRHKDKHDHHHSKVYDLNASLASHCSLHSCTSSEFNAAGENPSPASYSTSISTDTLYWEPHSESTTASGSGSLHKKPPAGGGVGTGASAVGRPPHTHQHHYYIQKYVHPQHLLGAPHQQQQQPQPQQQQQQQQLAIYSVPPMAPVHKPKSWDNLAMKGYGGYGYGYGYLEVGGAGGAAKTGHMPPTQTRTQTTITIQHRNSIPKKNGYERYSAAFLDVENYAPPPTQFLHETLTTTTTTITTKSTENLLAAYNRSESSLSQCECLETVPLVPGGSSGAAAAGVCGGGCSTGKGTAAGALEIVHDKSGYYSSLAGGGGSGSSGASGSGGKKSISSLTEIARL, from the exons TCGCAGGTGCTGGAGAAGGTAAAGCCGGACAGGGTAACGTCGACGAAACCGGATGAAGATCGGCGCCGGCGGACGATCATCGTCGAGAAGAAGAACGGTTCGTACGGCTTCACGCTGCAGAGCTACGGGATCCACTACCGGAAGGAGCAGGAGGTGGAAGTGATCACGTACGTGGACTACGTCGAGTACGATGGGCCGGCGTACCGGGCCGGGATGCGCGAGGGCGACGTGATCCTGTCGATCAACGGCTACGACATGGAAAAGACCGAGCACAAGGATCTGGTCAACTTTATCAAAAACTGTGATAATCGGATGCGAATGGTGGTGCTGTTTGAGGACTGCTGCCGCAAG GTCGAGCTGCATCTCAAGTACATTCAGCTGCAGGATCTGCTCAAGTGTAAGATGGCCGATCTGGAGCGCGTTTGTCTGCGGGAGCGCGAACTACTCGAGGGCAAGTGGAAAACCCACAGTTTACCGGCGCGAAAGAAGGCCACGGTGGCCGCTGGCGACGGAGACGCTGATCCGGGTTCGACCACCGACGTCGAGAGTGGATCGGGTCCCTCGTTCTGTCGGCCGGCTTCGTCGACGGAGGATGTGAAGAAATTGCTGCGCCAAAAGACGTACATtgtgccaccgccggcccaGTTCATGTTGGCCTATCAT TGCCTGGACAGTAACTATCGGTACGTGATACATCCTTCCCAAGCGACCGGTAGCGATGGCGGCAACGAATATTCCACAGTGCACTCAAACCCCTCCAGCTGTGCTCCTAATGCTCAGACGACTAAACTGTGTAAGGATCACGCCCAGCACATGATGCGGGGATCATCGCTGGAcagcgcggcggcgggctgcaagcagcagcagcagcaacagtcggGAGCATCGCCAACGAAAAGTCTTCACAACTACGACACCAAAGGCTCGAAGGGTTCCTCGGGTCGGCGGGGCCATTTGCACGGACACTCGTGCAACCCGTGCATCGGGCACTTGCTgcgcggcagcggcggcgacaaGCAGCGCGGCGCCGACAAGGACAACACCAGCCTCGATGCGTACGATCTTGCGAGTCCGTGCTGCGATCCGCAGTGCGTGCCGTCGCGGCGCAAATCGAAACACCATAAAgatcatcaccatcacaaacacaaacaccgggaccgggaccgggacgcgaAGGATGGCGGCAAGGATCGCATCCCGCGCCCCAAGTCCCAGCCCCACATTTCACCGCAGTCCCAGCCTAGCTATCTCTATCGCCATAAAGATAAGCAC GATCATCACCATTCGAAGGTGTATGACCTAAACGCTAGTCTCGCCAGCCACTGTAGTCTTCATTCGTGCACCTCGAGTGAGTTCAACGCGGCGGGCGAAAACCCGTCGCCCGCCTCATACAGCACCTCGATCAGTACCGACACGCTCTACTGGGAGCCCCACAGTGAGTCCAcgacggcttccggttccggttcgctgcaTAAAAAAcctccggccggtggtggtgttgggaCCGGAGCAAGTGCCGTCGGTCGTCCGCCGCATACCCATCAGCATCACTACTACATCCAGAAGTATGTCCACCCGCAGCACCTGCTGGGGGCTccacaccaacagcagcaacagccgcagccgcagcaacagcaacagcagcaacagcttgCCATCTACTCGGTGCCACCGATGGCACCGGTGCACAAACCGAAATCCTGGGACAATTTGGCCATGAAGGGATACGGTGGGTATGGGTACGGGTACGGCTACCTGGAGGTCGGCGGAGCGGGAGGAGCGGCCAAGACGGGCCACATGCCACCGACGCAAACGCGCACCCAAACGACGATCACCATCCAGCACCGGAACTCGATCCCGAAGAAGAACGGTTACGAGCGGTACTCGGCCGCGTTTTTGGACGTGGAAAACTATGCACCGCCTCCGACGCAGTTCCTGCACGAAACActcaccacgaccaccacaaCGATCACGACCAAATCGACCGAGAACCTGCTGGCCGCGTACAACCGGTCCGAATCAAGCCTGTCGCAGTGCGAGTGTCTCGAAACGGTTCCACTAGTACCCGGCGGGTCGagtggtgccgctgctgccggtgtcTGCGGTGGTGGCTGTTCCACCGGCAAAGGTACTGCCGCCGGTGCGCTCGAGATCGTGCACGATAAATCCGGCTACTACTCTAGTctcgctggcggcggcggttccggaAGTTCCGGAGCCTCCGGTAGTGGAGGGAAAAAGTCCATTTCTAGTCTCACGGAAATTGCCCGCCTCTAG